In one window of Romboutsia hominis DNA:
- a CDS encoding polyphosphate polymerase domain-containing protein has protein sequence MSNIDMLSVSRKEVKFLVSLIDRIYLLNSLSKVLTPDKYGDYNGYKTRSVYFDSIDNEDFTQKLVKTEKRKRVRLRIYNTTDTFAKFEIKRKHLDRELKESITISKEDAIKLINGDYSVLLKYNNNPLSHYAFNLMKTHNYRPVSMVEYDRRAFTHESFNTRITLDNNLRYTNFNYNLFDEDINFKQAMPKDQTILEVKYDRFLFYQIQEILSKCNFIGKPPSKYGTSRQLLNRYYY, from the coding sequence ATGAGCAATATTGACATGTTATCTGTATCAAGAAAAGAAGTAAAGTTTTTAGTTTCTCTTATAGATAGAATTTACTTGTTAAATTCTTTAAGTAAAGTATTAACTCCAGATAAATATGGTGATTATAATGGCTATAAAACAAGAAGTGTATATTTTGATAGTATTGATAATGAAGATTTTACACAAAAGTTAGTAAAAACTGAAAAAAGAAAGCGTGTAAGACTAAGAATATACAACACTACGGATACTTTTGCTAAGTTTGAAATTAAGCGAAAACATTTAGACAGAGAATTAAAAGAAAGTATAACAATTTCTAAAGAAGATGCAATAAAGTTAATAAATGGAGATTATTCTGTACTATTAAAATATAATAATAATCCTCTTTCACATTATGCATTTAATCTAATGAAAACTCATAATTATAGACCAGTTTCTATGGTTGAGTATGATAGGAGAGCATTCACACATGAAAGCTTTAATACAAGAATAACTCTTGATAACAATTTAAGGTATACAAACTTTAATTATAATTTATTTGATGAAGATATAAACTTCAAACAAGCTATGCCTAAGGATCAAACTATTCTTGAAGTTAAATATGATAGATTCTTGTTTTATCAGATACAAGAAATTTTATCAAAATGTAATTTTATTGGGAAGCCTCCAAGCAAGTATGGAACATCAAGACAATTATTAAATAGATATTATTATTAG
- a CDS encoding DUF4956 domain-containing protein yields MNQILKGNIDINSIIQNAQTPKFIIQSIIMTIVFSAIIYYTYKLSYDTLNYNKKFNITLVMIAFISTVLMDLIQSNLAISLGMLGSLSIVRFRTNIKDYRDIGFIFWSMSVGLASATQNLFLCLISSCLIALFMIITGKESKCGNKLLLVVRGKEVNLNTIQEILDKYKIKNNIKAKNILSDSFELVYEIKVSNNQDNLLIDDLLKFEKIDSVNVLAPSTEVI; encoded by the coding sequence ATGAATCAAATTTTAAAAGGAAATATAGATATAAACTCAATAATTCAAAATGCACAAACACCAAAATTTATTATACAAAGTATTATCATGACTATTGTTTTTTCTGCAATAATTTATTATACATATAAGCTTTCATATGATACGCTAAATTATAATAAGAAATTTAATATAACACTTGTTATGATAGCTTTTATAAGTACTGTTCTTATGGATTTAATTCAAAGTAATTTAGCCATATCTCTAGGAATGCTAGGGTCATTATCAATAGTAAGATTTAGAACAAATATAAAAGATTATAGAGATATAGGATTTATTTTTTGGAGTATGTCAGTAGGTCTTGCATCAGCCACACAAAATCTTTTTTTATGTCTAATAAGCTCTTGTTTAATAGCTTTATTTATGATTATTACGGGAAAAGAAAGTAAGTGTGGAAATAAATTATTGCTAGTTGTAAGAGGTAAAGAAGTTAATTTAAATACAATTCAAGAGATACTTGATAAATATAAAATTAAAAATAATATAAAAGCTAAAAATATATTAAGTGATTCCTTTGAGCTAGTTTACGAGATAAAGGTATCAAATAATCAAGATAATTTATTGATAGATGACTTACTAAAGTTTGAAAAAATAGATAGTGTAAATGTATTAGCACCAAGTACAGAAGTTATATAA
- a CDS encoding sigma factor, whose translation MSKEVFLKGDINEIVEENIGFIINTISKVTGKYVSIENDDEFSIGLMAFVEALDKYNQEKGPFLSFAKIVIESRVKNYLVKEKKKVDVVSIDLYKEIGIDINNILYNPIEDKTELINEIQQFKEELNLFKLTMEDLIKEAPKHSDTRENAINVSKKASKDLEVTDFMYEKKRLPIKKISLKYMVTEKVIKRSKKFIISLIIIFFKKYRNLMLWIGK comes from the coding sequence ATGTCAAAAGAGGTATTTCTAAAGGGTGATATAAATGAGATCGTTGAAGAAAATATCGGATTTATAATAAATACAATTTCAAAAGTTACAGGTAAATATGTTTCAATTGAAAATGACGATGAATTTAGCATAGGCCTTATGGCTTTTGTTGAAGCATTAGATAAATATAATCAAGAAAAAGGTCCATTTTTATCATTTGCAAAGATAGTAATTGAAAGCAGAGTAAAAAATTATTTAGTAAAAGAGAAAAAAAAGGTTGATGTTGTATCAATAGATTTATATAAGGAGATAGGAATAGACATAAATAATATCTTATATAATCCAATTGAAGATAAAACAGAACTTATAAATGAAATACAACAATTTAAAGAAGAACTTAATTTATTTAAATTAACAATGGAAGATTTAATAAAAGAGGCACCAAAGCATAGTGATACAAGGGAAAATGCTATTAATGTATCAAAGAAAGCAAGTAAAGACCTTGAGGTTACTGATTTTATGTATGAAAAAAAGAGACTTCCAATAAAAAAAATCTCTTTAAAATATATGGTTACAGAAAAAGTGATAAAGAGAAGTAAAAAGTTTATAATTTCACTTATAATAATTTTCTTTAAAAAATATAGAAACCTAATGTTATGGATAGGGAAATAG
- a CDS encoding anti-sigma factor domain-containing protein, producing MYYKGIVMELNKDHAIVMINSGDILKIKIKKGLLIGDAIIFTEEDIIKESKVIEFKNKKWIKPLALVASIFFIIIFNFSGKDKEPISNPYALVTLDINPSIGLEVDENKIVVNAKGLNKDGKKMNMKDLNGKSLDEATKIIRSYVQSNKDIKNKDSMIVGFAFLENTNNKVFEKSIQNIIRKNFSGVEIVYMYGSSQDREMAIEKGISLGRYKADEIINEDLLEDTIENMSVDELINLLKNKSTPVYLNKEIKDELEDRYEDNKDNDDSDRDYNDSNKDNDDSDRDYNDSNKYDDDKDRDYNDNNKDDEKDRDYNDNNEDDDDKDLKYKDNNKDDDKDHNYNDNDE from the coding sequence ATGTATTACAAAGGTATCGTTATGGAATTAAATAAAGACCATGCAATAGTTATGATAAATAGTGGGGATATATTAAAAATAAAAATTAAAAAGGGGTTATTGATTGGGGATGCAATTATATTTACTGAAGAAGATATAATTAAAGAAAGCAAAGTTATAGAATTTAAAAATAAAAAATGGATAAAGCCATTGGCATTAGTTGCATCAATTTTCTTTATAATTATATTTAACTTTTCAGGTAAAGACAAAGAGCCTATATCTAATCCATATGCATTAGTAACATTAGATATAAATCCAAGTATAGGGCTTGAAGTTGATGAGAATAAAATAGTAGTTAATGCAAAAGGTTTAAATAAAGATGGAAAGAAAATGAATATGAAAGATTTAAATGGGAAAAGTCTTGATGAAGCAACTAAGATTATTAGATCCTATGTACAAAGTAATAAAGATATAAAGAATAAAGATTCAATGATAGTAGGATTTGCATTTTTAGAAAATACAAACAATAAAGTATTTGAAAAAAGTATCCAAAATATAATAAGAAAGAACTTTAGTGGAGTTGAAATAGTTTATATGTATGGTTCATCACAAGATAGAGAAATGGCAATTGAAAAAGGGATAAGCCTTGGAAGATATAAAGCAGATGAGATAATAAATGAAGATTTATTAGAAGATACTATAGAAAATATGTCTGTTGATGAGCTTATAAATCTACTAAAAAATAAATCTACTCCAGTTTATTTAAATAAAGAAATAAAAGATGAACTTGAAGATAGATATGAAGACAATAAAGATAATGACGATAGTGATCGTGATTATAATGACAGCAACAAAGATAATGACGATAGTGATCGTGATTATAATGACAGTAACAAATATGACGATGATAAAGATCGTGATTATAATGACAATAACAAAGATGATGAAAAAGATCGTGATTATAATGATAATAACGAAGATGATGACGATAAAGATCTTAAATATAAAGATAATAACAAAGACGATGATAAAGATCATAATTATAATGATAATGATGAATAA
- a CDS encoding manganese catalase family protein yields MFKHDKKLLREVKVEKPNPQYAVLMQEQLGGGNGELKAAMQYMAQSFRIKDPVIKDLFLDIAAEELSHMEMVAQTINLLNGHDVDYKAVDSGEIETHVLTGLSPVLINSSGAPWSANYVTVTGDLVADLLSNIASEQRAKVVYEYLYRQIEDKYVRETIDFLLNREEAHNALFRDALNKVKGTGSNKDFGVTEDSKLYFDLSTPGPNHDTKINITPPSFDNPINNDSIPVGKNSKK; encoded by the coding sequence ATGTTTAAGCATGATAAAAAGTTATTAAGAGAAGTAAAAGTAGAAAAACCAAACCCTCAATATGCAGTTTTAATGCAAGAACAATTAGGTGGAGGTAATGGAGAGCTTAAAGCAGCTATGCAATATATGGCACAAAGTTTTAGAATAAAAGATCCTGTTATAAAAGATTTATTTTTAGATATAGCTGCAGAAGAACTTAGTCATATGGAAATGGTAGCTCAAACTATAAACTTACTTAACGGACATGATGTAGATTATAAGGCTGTTGATTCAGGAGAGATAGAGACACACGTATTAACTGGATTATCACCTGTATTAATAAATTCATCAGGAGCACCATGGAGTGCAAATTATGTAACTGTAACCGGTGATTTAGTTGCAGATTTATTATCTAATATAGCATCAGAGCAAAGAGCAAAAGTTGTATATGAATACTTATATAGACAAATTGAAGATAAATACGTTAGAGAAACTATTGATTTCTTACTTAATAGAGAGGAAGCACATAATGCTTTATTTAGAGATGCACTAAATAAAGTTAAAGGTACAGGCTCAAATAAAGACTTTGGGGTTACAGAAGATTCTAAGTTATATTTTGACTTATCTACTCCTGGACCTAACCATGATACTAAAATAAATATTACTCCACCATCATTTGATAACCCTATAAATAATGATAGTATTCCAGTTGGAAAGAATTCTAAAAAGTAA
- a CDS encoding CD3324 family protein: MKYKKAQNILPKDVLDLVQKYIDGDYIYIPKKDDSKKSWGEVSGIKAELKTRNLEIYSKYLQGTSIKQLSKDYFLSESSIRRILYIYKNK; encoded by the coding sequence ATGAAATATAAAAAAGCACAAAATATATTACCTAAAGATGTTTTAGATTTAGTTCAAAAATACATCGATGGTGATTATATATACATTCCAAAGAAAGATGATAGCAAAAAATCTTGGGGTGAGGTTAGTGGAATAAAAGCTGAACTAAAAACAAGAAATCTTGAAATATATAGTAAGTACTTACAAGGAACATCAATTAAACAATTGTCTAAAGATTATTTTCTATCTGAAAGTAGTATTAGGAGAATATTATATATCTATAAAAATAAATAA
- a CDS encoding GNAT family N-acetyltransferase has protein sequence MIKIENLNIINNKDMEEILDTWESSVRATHDFLSEEDIISIKPQVIEGAKYVSKLLCVRDKNGIIKAFMGIHDFKIEMLFVSNESRGHGIGKKLVEYAIEVLNVNYVDVNEQNPQALGFYKHIGFKVFKKSEFDEQGNPFPILHMKLK, from the coding sequence ATGATAAAAATTGAAAATTTAAATATTATTAATAATAAGGATATGGAAGAAATACTAGATACATGGGAATCATCAGTAAGAGCGACACATGACTTTTTAAGTGAAGAAGATATAATCTCAATAAAACCTCAAGTTATAGAAGGTGCTAAATATGTTAGTAAACTTTTATGTGTAAGAGACAAAAATGGTATTATAAAAGCTTTTATGGGAATACATGATTTTAAAATTGAAATGTTGTTTGTAAGTAATGAAAGTAGAGGACATGGAATCGGAAAAAAACTTGTAGAATATGCAATAGAAGTATTAAATGTAAATTATGTAGATGTAAATGAGCAAAATCCACAAGCATTAGGCTTTTATAAACATATAGGATTTAAAGTTTTTAAAAAATCTGAGTTCGATGAACAGGGTAATCCATTCCCTATACTGCATATGAAATTAAAATAA
- a CDS encoding DUF2500 domain-containing protein yields MFFIIFFLILGTIIINIIKGFNQWSYNNKQPILDVKSKVVSKRSEVIRHAGHIDSNGTHHNGGSSTNYYITFEFESKDRMEFSVSGKEFGMIVEGDIGVLKFQGSRYLEFKRDI; encoded by the coding sequence ATGTTTTTTATAATCTTTTTTCTTATTTTGGGGACAATTATAATTAATATAATTAAAGGTTTTAATCAATGGTCTTACAATAATAAACAACCTATATTAGATGTAAAAAGTAAAGTTGTTTCTAAAAGGAGTGAAGTTATAAGACACGCTGGACATATTGATTCAAATGGAACACATCATAACGGAGGCTCATCTACAAATTATTATATTACATTTGAGTTTGAAAGTAAGGATAGAATGGAGTTTAGTGTTTCAGGAAAAGAATTTGGTATGATTGTTGAGGGAGATATAGGCGTTTTGAAATTTCAAGGAAGTAGATACCTAGAGTTTAAAAGGGATATTTAA
- a CDS encoding VanZ family protein, translating into MEYKKQRNLTTILFTVYFFILIWILLFKMSFSFDFFLDAIHGNRSINLIPFSESVIVNGKIYINEIINNILVFVPVGIYTCMLNPKWPFIKKISLSFFISLSIEVLQFIFAIGATDITDLIGNTLGGIVGIGIFYIFTKIFKNKTIKVLNILASIATVVLVGLLSILILAN; encoded by the coding sequence ATGGAATATAAAAAGCAACGCAATTTAACTACGATTTTGTTTACAGTATATTTTTTCATATTAATATGGATTCTTTTATTTAAAATGAGTTTTTCATTTGATTTTTTTCTTGATGCAATTCATGGTAATAGGAGTATTAATTTAATTCCTTTTTCTGAATCTGTTATTGTTAATGGAAAAATATATATTAATGAAATTATCAATAATATACTTGTATTTGTTCCTGTTGGTATATATACATGTATGTTGAATCCAAAATGGCCTTTTATTAAAAAAATTTCACTGTCTTTTTTTATTAGCTTATCAATTGAAGTTTTACAGTTTATTTTTGCTATAGGTGCGACAGATATAACAGACCTTATAGGTAATACATTAGGTGGAATAGTGGGGATTGGAATATTTTATATATTCACAAAAATATTTAAAAACAAAACCATTAAAGTACTTAATATACTTGCTTCAATTGCTACAGTTGTATTAGTAGGTCTTTTATCAATACTAATATTGGCAAATTAA
- a CDS encoding linear amide C-N hydrolase: MCTHVHISSNKNNFYWGRTLDTSFNPFDIGSKVTIVPKNFTLDTQSKPWKTKYAFLGISLSGSTLFFDGVNEKGLAGGLLFLKACTWDKKDNIENEGLIAINSGEIIPWILSNFENVSDIKKNISKVVVTGDDIPSLGELGKGNPITAHYTFTDKMGNSVVLEPTNNGRFRVFDNNVGVMANDPTFDWHMTNLANYIQAQGFNRQQNHLNNKTAITPISNGTGLLGLPGDYTSPSRFVRAVYLRNLIGEVSDEEAPAQLFSILNSVWVPKGVMRFFEDKDDSDFSSYMCAYDQNLGKLYLRVFNHIDTMEFSLENVRENELVTYSVN, translated from the coding sequence ATGTGTACGCATGTTCACATTTCAAGCAACAAAAATAACTTTTATTGGGGAAGAACTTTAGATACTTCTTTTAATCCATTTGATATTGGTTCAAAAGTAACTATTGTTCCTAAAAATTTTACTTTAGATACACAAAGTAAACCATGGAAAACAAAATACGCTTTTTTAGGTATAAGTTTATCAGGCTCTACTTTATTTTTTGATGGAGTAAATGAAAAAGGACTTGCTGGAGGACTTTTATTTTTAAAGGCATGTACATGGGATAAAAAAGACAATATAGAAAATGAAGGACTCATAGCTATTAATAGTGGTGAAATAATTCCTTGGATTTTAAGCAACTTTGAAAATGTTAGTGATATAAAGAAAAATATATCAAAAGTTGTAGTTACTGGTGATGATATTCCTTCATTAGGAGAGTTAGGTAAAGGAAATCCTATCACTGCTCATTATACTTTTACAGACAAAATGGGTAATTCAGTCGTATTAGAACCAACAAATAATGGACGTTTTAGAGTTTTTGATAATAATGTAGGTGTAATGGCTAATGATCCAACATTCGATTGGCATATGACTAATTTAGCAAATTATATTCAAGCACAAGGATTTAATAGACAACAAAATCATTTAAACAATAAAACAGCAATTACACCAATTTCAAATGGTACAGGTCTACTTGGATTACCAGGAGATTATACTTCACCATCAAGATTTGTACGTGCAGTATATTTAAGAAATCTTATAGGAGAAGTTAGTGATGAAGAAGCACCTGCTCAATTATTTAGTATTTTAAATTCTGTTTGGGTTCCAAAGGGAGTTATGCGTTTTTTTGAAGATAAAGATGACTCAGATTTTTCAAGTTATATGTGTGCATATGATCAAAATTTAGGTAAATTATATTTACGTGTTTTTAATCATATAGATACAATGGAATTCTCTTTAGAAAATGTCAGAGAAAATGAGCTAGTAACTTATTCAGTTAACTAG
- a CDS encoding S41 family peptidase, whose product MRKIIKLIVIIFLLGLSIGCSSNDKLKELTKEEKVEDFDYYINTMKENYGNFDVFYNKYNTEYLDLYDVFKEEVENSNSNEEFYNKMNTLINLLGDGHTNLIPPDSIDWYINSYKESYQGNVLNDKDLIDKNKKWKIYLGENNNLQSLNKKINEKMFKNNKGNIETKIIDDEIAYIKINSFGEFTNEDINKINELYKEINNYKDYIIDIRGNGGGNSKLWIDHIVSPIVNNTYESTTYALHKDGKITKEYYEARGNDLKDINKFPNKDMLKKVRNIEDFKYYTEYKLKFSNESIFDGIKNKEGYNGNIYLLVDKRVFSAAEGLAIFCKDSGWAKVVGNENSGGDGVGIDPIVFKLPNSGLAVRSTAEKGLNADGSSNLENGTSLDLYMNSLDDLIEYIKNDN is encoded by the coding sequence ATGAGAAAAATAATAAAATTAATTGTAATAATTTTTTTATTAGGTCTATCAATTGGATGTAGCAGTAATGATAAATTAAAAGAATTAACTAAAGAAGAAAAAGTAGAGGATTTTGATTATTATATAAATACAATGAAAGAAAATTACGGCAACTTCGATGTATTTTATAATAAATACAATACAGAATACTTAGATTTATATGATGTTTTTAAAGAAGAAGTAGAAAACAGTAATAGCAATGAAGAATTTTATAACAAAATGAACACTTTAATAAATTTACTTGGAGATGGTCATACCAATCTAATACCACCAGATAGCATAGATTGGTATATAAATTCATATAAAGAAAGTTATCAAGGTAATGTTTTAAATGATAAAGATTTAATAGATAAAAATAAAAAATGGAAAATCTACCTAGGTGAAAATAATAATTTACAAAGTTTAAATAAAAAAATTAATGAAAAGATGTTTAAAAATAATAAGGGGAATATAGAAACAAAGATAATTGATGATGAGATAGCGTATATTAAAATAAATAGTTTTGGAGAATTTACTAATGAAGATATTAATAAAATAAATGAGTTATATAAAGAGATTAATAATTATAAGGACTATATTATAGATATAAGAGGTAATGGAGGTGGTAATAGTAAATTATGGATTGACCATATAGTAAGTCCTATAGTAAACAATACATATGAAAGCACAACATATGCACTTCATAAAGATGGAAAAATAACAAAAGAATATTATGAAGCAAGAGGAAATGATTTAAAGGATATAAATAAATTTCCTAACAAGGATATGTTAAAAAAAGTGAGAAATATAGAAGATTTTAAATATTACACTGAATATAAATTAAAATTTTCTAATGAAAGTATATTTGATGGTATAAAAAATAAAGAAGGTTATAATGGAAATATATATTTATTGGTAGATAAAAGAGTATTTTCAGCAGCTGAAGGATTGGCTATATTTTGTAAAGACAGTGGATGGGCAAAAGTTGTAGGAAATGAAAATAGCGGTGGTGATGGTGTAGGTATTGACCCTATAGTATTTAAATTACCAAATAGTGGTTTAGCCGTTAGAAGTACAGCAGAGAAAGGTTTAAATGCAGATGGAAGCAGTAATTTAGAAAATGGAACATCATTAGATTTATATATGAATTCCTTAGATGATTTAATCGAGTATATAAAAAATGATAATTAA
- a CDS encoding YciI family protein, translating to MKYFIVEGKLKNQNPIDENIMKKHMAYSQKAMDEGLILMAGLKENMSGGLFVMKAESIEKIDEYLSNEPLKLSGIQDYNVIEFLPHYFNQSPSEWFNN from the coding sequence ATGAAATATTTTATTGTTGAAGGAAAACTAAAAAATCAAAATCCAATTGATGAAAATATCATGAAAAAGCACATGGCTTATTCTCAAAAGGCAATGGATGAAGGATTAATATTAATGGCTGGACTTAAAGAAAATATGAGTGGAGGACTATTTGTTATGAAGGCAGAATCTATTGAAAAAATAGATGAATACCTATCTAATGAGCCACTTAAACTTTCTGGTATACAAGATTACAACGTTATAGAATTTTTACCTCATTACTTTAACCAATCACCTAGTGAATGGTTTAATAACTAA
- a CDS encoding helix-turn-helix domain-containing protein, whose translation MDNLGKKLKEARKRKNITQEELAKRIGISKHAIAKYEQGQREPNLKILTSIIDELEMDFWEVAQDANLEIEAAPPYEEGIKFGDEVYEKAMKKLDGMFKEKDIKYLDKEEMLKKVLCENRDLGVNRRLISMCHREYCKRFGVKNNGVISFDSYTYFDDFKREFYDELVRALLFTVELKMKEAEDRIKKY comes from the coding sequence ATGGATAATTTAGGAAAAAAACTCAAAGAAGCTAGAAAAAGAAAAAATATAACTCAAGAAGAACTAGCTAAAAGGATTGGAATAAGCAAACATGCAATAGCAAAATATGAACAAGGGCAAAGAGAACCTAATTTAAAAATACTTACAAGTATTATAGATGAACTTGAAATGGACTTTTGGGAAGTAGCACAAGATGCTAATTTAGAAATAGAAGCAGCACCTCCTTATGAAGAAGGTATTAAATTTGGTGATGAGGTATATGAAAAGGCTATGAAAAAGCTAGATGGAATGTTTAAGGAAAAGGATATTAAGTATCTTGATAAAGAGGAAATGTTAAAAAAGGTACTTTGCGAAAATAGGGATCTAGGAGTTAACAGAAGGCTTATATCAATGTGCCATAGGGAGTATTGTAAGAGGTTTGGTGTTAAGAACAATGGTGTTATAAGCTTTGATAGTTATACATATTTTGATGATTTTAAGAGAGAGTTTTATGATGAACTTGTAAGGGCTTTATTGTTTACTGTTGAGCTCAAGATGAAGGAAGCTGAGGATAGGATAAAGAAGTATTAA
- a CDS encoding UvrD-helicase domain-containing protein: MNAKDPKYSVSIYNKILDENTINDIKEYLKKGITVYLFINEKVNKEILPDILKYAIESYFLIVTQININLYNKGLKSIDNDILDYDFFENVCKDKENEFNNQQFKIVHSKVDANILIKAGAGTGKTTTMINRILFLRHMNRFFKLNEVVLITFTNEASIQMRERLIKRIEKYYSLTKDNKYLKWLDEVANMRIRTIHSFARDILEKHGEHLGFYDNFKITTFKYKRYKLIEKYIEEFKNSNDDNIYSEFERIPQYELIRKIIAIIEKLDNFAVDTNSINYNVNFGDESSGFNKMLEFIIKNVTNELEQIKKKIIHGK, translated from the coding sequence TTGAATGCAAAAGACCCTAAGTACTCAGTATCTATATACAACAAAATATTGGACGAAAATACCATAAATGATATAAAAGAGTACTTAAAAAAAGGAATAACAGTATACTTGTTTATAAATGAGAAGGTAAATAAAGAAATTTTGCCAGATATACTAAAGTATGCAATAGAAAGTTATTTTCTAATTGTAACTCAAATAAATATAAATTTATATAACAAAGGATTAAAGAGCATTGATAATGATATATTAGATTATGATTTTTTTGAAAATGTATGCAAAGATAAAGAGAACGAATTTAATAATCAACAATTTAAAATAGTTCACTCAAAAGTAGATGCTAATATTTTGATAAAAGCTGGTGCTGGAACTGGCAAAACTACAACAATGATAAATAGGATTTTATTTTTAAGACATATGAATAGATTCTTTAAACTAAATGAAGTTGTACTCATAACATTTACTAATGAAGCTAGTATTCAAATGAGAGAAAGACTTATAAAAAGAATAGAAAAATACTATAGTTTAACAAAAGATAATAAATACCTTAAATGGCTAGATGAAGTAGCTAATATGAGAATAAGAACAATACATTCTTTTGCAAGAGATATACTAGAAAAACATGGAGAGCATTTAGGTTTTTATGATAATTTCAAAATAACAACATTTAAATATAAAAGATACAAATTAATAGAAAAATACATTGAGGAATTTAAAAACTCAAATGATGATAATATATATTCTGAATTTGAGAGAATTCCACAATATGAGCTTATTAGAAAGATTATAGCTATAATCGAAAAATTGGATAACTTTGCAGTAGATACAAACTCTATAAATTATAATGTAAACTTTGGAGATGAATCATCAGGATTTAATAAAATGTTAGAGTTTATAATTAAAAATGTTACAAATGAACTTGAACAAATAAAAAAGAAAATAATTCATGGGAAATAA